In the genome of Tropicibacter oceani, one region contains:
- a CDS encoding bifunctional sulfate adenylyltransferase/adenylylsulfate kinase produces MTTPQAKSNLPDEDDLFRLLRQLDHAPEASQRATAEALGISLGRLNTYLRAAAEAGLVNISDRKGADRRQRFAYALTLRGATEKTRLADRFLARKFAEYDALHAELTGSTSGLVPLKHRTELMQNNLAPIPELYVSYESAQKLKVEAADLTSHDLTPRQICDLELLMNGGFNPLKGFLSEEDYNGVVENMRLADGTLWPMPITLDVSEKFADTVEIGQDIALRDQEGVILATMTVTDKWEPNKSREAEKVFGADDDAHPAVNYLHNQAGKIYLGGPVTGIQQPVHYDFRGRRDTPNELRAYFRKLGWRKVVAFQTRNPLHRAHQELTFRAAREAQANLLIHPVVGMTKPGDVDHFTRVRCYEAVLDKYPAATTTMSLLNLAMRMAGPREAVWHGLIRANHGCTHFIVGRDHAGPGKNSAGEDFYGPYDAQDLFREYQSEIGCEMVDFKHMVWVQERAQYEAIDEIEDKDNITILNISGTELRRRLQEGLEIPEWFSFPEVVRELRRTKPPRSQQGFTVFFTGFSGSGKSTIANALMVKLMEMGGRPVTLLDGDIVRKNLSSELGFSKEHRDLNIRRIGYVASEITKNGGIAICAPIAPYATTRRAVREEIEQFGAFIEVHVATSIEECERRDRKGLYKLAREGKIKEFTGISDPYDVPVNPELSVETENVDVDNCAHQVILKLESLGLIAGQ; encoded by the coding sequence ATGACCACGCCCCAAGCCAAATCCAACCTGCCGGACGAGGACGATCTTTTTCGTCTTCTTCGTCAGTTGGATCACGCGCCCGAGGCCTCTCAGCGGGCCACGGCCGAGGCGCTTGGAATTTCGCTCGGGCGGCTCAACACCTATTTGCGGGCTGCCGCCGAGGCGGGCCTTGTCAATATTTCGGATCGCAAGGGGGCCGACCGGCGCCAGCGTTTCGCATATGCGCTGACCCTGCGCGGAGCGACCGAAAAGACACGGCTTGCCGACCGCTTTCTGGCCCGCAAATTCGCCGAGTATGACGCACTTCACGCCGAACTGACCGGCTCGACCAGTGGCCTTGTCCCCTTGAAGCATAGGACCGAACTCATGCAGAACAATCTTGCCCCCATTCCCGAACTCTACGTGTCTTACGAAAGCGCGCAGAAACTGAAGGTCGAAGCTGCCGACCTGACCTCGCACGATCTGACCCCGCGCCAGATCTGCGACCTGGAACTGCTGATGAACGGCGGCTTCAACCCGCTCAAGGGGTTCCTGTCGGAAGAAGATTACAACGGCGTCGTCGAAAACATGCGCCTGGCCGACGGCACCCTATGGCCCATGCCCATCACGCTGGACGTGTCCGAGAAATTCGCCGACACCGTCGAAATCGGTCAGGACATCGCCCTGCGCGACCAGGAAGGCGTAATCCTTGCCACCATGACCGTCACCGACAAATGGGAGCCGAACAAATCGCGCGAAGCCGAAAAGGTCTTTGGCGCCGATGACGATGCGCACCCCGCGGTGAACTACCTGCACAATCAGGCCGGCAAGATCTATCTGGGCGGTCCCGTGACCGGCATCCAGCAGCCCGTGCACTATGATTTCCGCGGCCGCCGCGACACGCCGAACGAATTGCGCGCCTATTTCCGCAAGCTCGGCTGGCGCAAGGTGGTTGCGTTCCAGACCCGCAACCCGCTGCACCGCGCGCACCAGGAACTGACCTTCCGCGCCGCAAGGGAAGCCCAGGCCAACCTGCTGATCCACCCGGTCGTCGGCATGACCAAACCCGGTGACGTCGATCACTTTACCCGCGTGCGCTGCTATGAAGCGGTGCTGGACAAGTACCCGGCCGCGACCACGACCATGTCGCTGCTGAACCTTGCCATGCGCATGGCCGGCCCGCGCGAAGCGGTCTGGCACGGTCTGATCCGCGCCAACCACGGCTGCACCCACTTCATCGTTGGCCGCGACCACGCCGGCCCCGGCAAGAATTCGGCCGGCGAAGATTTCTATGGCCCCTACGACGCGCAGGACCTGTTCCGCGAATATCAGTCGGAAATCGGCTGCGAAATGGTGGACTTCAAGCACATGGTCTGGGTTCAGGAACGCGCCCAGTACGAAGCCATCGACGAAATCGAGGACAAGGACAACATCACCATCCTGAACATCTCGGGCACCGAACTGCGCCGCCGTCTTCAGGAAGGCCTGGAAATCCCCGAGTGGTTCTCCTTCCCCGAAGTGGTCCGCGAATTGCGCCGCACCAAGCCGCCGCGCTCGCAGCAGGGCTTTACCGTGTTCTTCACCGGCTTCTCCGGCTCCGGCAAGTCCACCATCGCCAACGCGCTTATGGTCAAGCTGATGGAAATGGGCGGTCGTCCCGTAACGCTGCTGGATGGGGACATCGTGCGCAAGAACCTGTCGTCCGAACTGGGCTTCAGCAAAGAGCACCGCGATCTGAACATCCGCCGCATCGGCTATGTCGCGTCCGAGATCACCAAGAACGGCGGCATCGCCATCTGCGCGCCCATCGCGCCCTATGCCACCACCCGCCGCGCCGTGCGTGAAGAGATAGAACAGTTCGGCGCCTTCATCGAAGTGCACGTCGCGACCAGCATCGAAGAATGCGAACGCCGCGACCGCAAGGGCCTGTACAAGCTGGCCCGCGAAGGCAAGATCAAGGAATTCACCGGCATCTCGGACCCCTATGACGTGCCCGTGAACCCCGAACTGAGCGTCGAAACCGAAAACGTCGATGTCGACAACTGCGCCCATCAGGTGATCCTCAAGCTGGAAAGCCTTGGACTGATCGCCGGTCAGTAA
- a CDS encoding cytochrome b produces the protein MTNPVKYARIQIALHWGIFLLFAFNYVVSDGMGKALRTKLEGGIPEGLVATIHPPIGVAVLVLTLIRIVARLKLGAPALPEGNNPLMDKAAHLAHLALYGLLVLIPLSGMAAWGVGIAPAGDAHEILVNLTMFIVVVHAAAALFHQFVLKDNLMMRMRPKG, from the coding sequence ATGACCAACCCTGTCAAATACGCCCGCATCCAGATCGCCTTGCACTGGGGCATCTTCCTGCTGTTCGCTTTCAACTATGTCGTTTCGGACGGCATGGGTAAGGCGCTGCGCACCAAGCTGGAGGGCGGCATCCCCGAAGGGCTGGTCGCCACCATCCATCCGCCCATCGGTGTCGCCGTTCTGGTGTTGACCCTGATCCGCATCGTGGCCCGGCTGAAACTGGGCGCGCCCGCGCTGCCCGAGGGCAACAACCCCCTGATGGACAAGGCGGCGCACCTGGCGCATCTGGCGCTGTATGGGCTGCTGGTCCTGATCCCGCTGTCGGGCATGGCGGCCTGGGGTGTGGGGATCGCGCCCGCAGGGGACGCGCATGAGATTTTGGTGAACCTGACGATGTTCATCGTCGTGGTCCATGCGGCCGCCGCGCTGTTCCACCAGTTCGTGCTGAAGGACAACCTGATGATGCGGATGCGGCCAAAGGGCTGA
- a CDS encoding DUF1150 family protein yields the protein MYTKHDLSQFDEGRIVYVRPVKTKDLPEDVQAGLVGLDEIYAVHNSDGERLALVKDRALAFVLARQNDFAPVTVH from the coding sequence ATGTATACGAAACATGATCTGAGCCAGTTCGACGAAGGGCGGATCGTCTATGTGCGCCCCGTCAAGACTAAGGACCTGCCCGAGGACGTGCAGGCCGGACTGGTCGGGCTGGACGAAATCTATGCGGTGCACAATTCCGATGGCGAACGCCTGGCGTTGGTCAAGGACCGCGCCCTGGCCTTTGTGCTGGCGCGGCAGAACGATTTCGCACCGGTGACGGTGCACTGA
- a CDS encoding Hsp20 family protein yields MTKMTLGSYPHMLGFEQLERLLERTAKSSEGYPPFNIEQTAADSYRISLAVAGFSERDLAITVEDRQLVIRGRQRDEGEERIFLHRGIASRQFQRSFVLADGVEVGEAVMENGLLHVDLTLQRPETVVQTIQIRKG; encoded by the coding sequence ATGACCAAAATGACCTTGGGATCCTATCCCCACATGCTCGGGTTCGAGCAACTGGAACGCCTGCTGGAACGCACGGCGAAATCTTCGGAAGGCTATCCGCCGTTCAATATCGAACAGACCGCTGCTGATTCGTACCGGATTTCCCTGGCGGTGGCCGGGTTTTCCGAACGCGATCTGGCGATCACCGTGGAGGACCGGCAACTGGTCATCCGGGGACGCCAGCGCGACGAAGGCGAAGAACGCATTTTCCTGCATCGGGGCATCGCCTCGCGCCAGTTCCAGCGCAGTTTCGTGCTGGCCGATGGTGTCGAGGTTGGCGAAGCCGTGATGGAGAACGGCCTTTTGCACGTGGACCTGACCCTGCAGCGCCCCGAGACGGTGGTGCAGACCATCCAGATCAGAAAGGGGTAA
- a CDS encoding YdcH family protein has product MNAPTDISMKTDDVLRVELEVFRREHSDLDQAIQALQATGTADQITLQRLKKKKLRLKDMIALIEDRLLPDITA; this is encoded by the coding sequence ATGAACGCACCCACCGATATCTCGATGAAGACGGACGATGTATTGAGGGTCGAGCTGGAGGTATTTCGCCGCGAACACAGCGACCTGGATCAGGCGATCCAGGCCCTGCAGGCGACCGGAACCGCCGATCAGATCACGCTACAACGCCTGAAAAAGAAAAAGCTGCGCCTCAAGGACATGATCGCCCTGATCGAAGACCGGCTGCTGCCCGACATCACCGCCTGA
- the purE gene encoding 5-(carboxyamino)imidazole ribonucleotide mutase, with protein MAQVKIGIIMGSQSDWPTMKEAADVLDELGVPHEVKIVSAHRTPDRLWTYGKTAVDRGLQVIIAGAGGAAHLPGMMASKTRVPVIGVPVQTRALNGVDSLYSILQMPRGFPVATMAIGAAGAKNAGLMAAGILALQDGALAARLDQWRADLSASIADEPDRDAL; from the coding sequence ATGGCCCAGGTCAAAATCGGCATCATCATGGGCAGTCAATCTGACTGGCCCACCATGAAAGAAGCCGCCGATGTGCTGGACGAACTGGGCGTTCCCCACGAGGTCAAGATCGTGTCGGCCCACCGCACCCCGGATCGCCTGTGGACCTACGGCAAGACCGCCGTGGATCGCGGTCTACAGGTGATCATCGCCGGGGCTGGCGGCGCCGCCCACCTGCCCGGCATGATGGCGTCGAAAACCCGCGTGCCGGTGATTGGCGTGCCGGTTCAGACCCGCGCGCTGAACGGCGTCGACAGCCTCTATTCCATCCTGCAAATGCCGCGCGGCTTTCCCGTCGCCACCATGGCCATCGGCGCGGCCGGGGCGAAAAACGCGGGCCTCATGGCGGCTGGCATCCTTGCCCTGCAGGACGGCGCGCTGGCGGCGCGGCTGGACCAGTGGCGCGCCGATCTGTCTGCCTCGATCGCGGATGAACCGGATCGCGACGCGCTTTGA
- a CDS encoding 5-(carboxyamino)imidazole ribonucleotide synthase codes for MTTPLPTGSTIGILGGGQLGRMLSVAASRLGFKTHIFEPGANPPAADVAHAVTTAAYEDETALRAFAQSVDVITYEFENIPTSALDILESLRPLHPNREALRISQDRLTEKTFLSDLGLKTAPFADITDAASLDQALQTIGTPAILKTRRFGYDGKGQARIMTPSEAPQALADMNGAPAILEGFVTFSIEISVIAARAADGQVSAYDPGENVHKDGILSTTTVPANIPSRLQTDAVLLAGRILNALDYVGVMGVELFVTPQGLVVNEIAPRVHNSGHWTQNGCTICQFEQHIRAVAGWPLGDGSRHSDVIMENLIGDDMDRVPALARDGSCALHLYGKAETKPGRKMGHVNRIVKP; via the coding sequence ATGACCACGCCTCTTCCCACCGGATCGACCATCGGAATCCTTGGCGGCGGTCAACTTGGCCGCATGCTGTCCGTCGCGGCCAGCCGCCTTGGGTTCAAGACCCACATCTTTGAACCGGGCGCCAACCCGCCGGCCGCCGATGTCGCGCACGCCGTCACAACCGCCGCCTACGAGGATGAAACCGCGCTGCGGGCCTTTGCCCAATCGGTCGACGTCATCACATATGAGTTTGAAAACATTCCGACTTCTGCGCTCGACATCCTCGAATCCCTGCGCCCTCTCCACCCCAACCGCGAGGCCCTGCGCATCAGCCAGGACCGCCTGACGGAAAAGACATTCCTGTCCGATCTCGGCCTGAAAACCGCCCCCTTCGCGGACATCACCGACGCTGCCAGCCTTGATCAGGCCCTGCAAACCATCGGCACCCCCGCCATCCTGAAAACCCGCCGTTTCGGCTATGACGGCAAGGGGCAGGCAAGGATCATGACCCCGTCAGAGGCCCCCCAGGCCCTGGCCGACATGAACGGCGCCCCGGCAATCCTCGAAGGTTTCGTGACCTTCTCGATCGAGATTTCAGTCATCGCCGCCCGCGCCGCCGATGGCCAGGTCTCGGCTTATGACCCGGGCGAAAACGTCCACAAGGACGGCATCCTCAGCACCACCACCGTGCCCGCCAATATCCCGTCGCGCCTGCAAACCGACGCCGTATTGCTGGCAGGTCGCATCCTGAATGCGCTGGATTACGTTGGCGTCATGGGGGTCGAACTTTTCGTTACACCCCAAGGGCTTGTCGTCAACGAAATCGCCCCGCGCGTACATAATTCCGGCCATTGGACGCAAAACGGCTGCACCATCTGCCAGTTCGAACAGCACATCCGCGCGGTCGCGGGCTGGCCGCTCGGCGATGGCAGCCGCCACTCCGACGTGATCATGGAAAACCTCATCGGCGACGACATGGACCGCGTCCCGGCGCTGGCCCGCGATGGCAGCTGCGCCCTGCACCTTTATGGCAAGGCCGAAACCAAACCCGGCCGCAAGATGGGACACGTCAACCGCATCGTGAAACCCTGA
- a CDS encoding alpha-D-ribose 1-methylphosphonate 5-triphosphate diphosphatase, translated as MAIECTLVGARVLRPEGFEVDALSLSGGAIRETEVGRQVDLAGYDVLPGIVDVHGDGFERHMAPRRGALRERDAGMVACAAELAANGITTAMLAQFWSWEGGMRGPDFAEEVFDSVAQVAGSVPVDLRLQLRLETHYLESFERAEAAIERFGIGYVVFNDHLPHKRLSEGRKPPRLTGQALKSGRNPEDHLRLMRGLHEASARVPQALDALCARLAGQGVLMGSHDDHTAETRAAWRARGVCVSEFPETMEAAEAARQAGEPIVLGAPNVVRGASHAGNVSAIALIAEGLCDALASDYHYPAPARAAWRCVELGLLDEVAAWGLVSAGPAQLLGLEDRGALVPGKRADLVVMEPESRRIVATLAGGQVAWMSGAVAGRFLG; from the coding sequence ATGGCAATTGAATGCACGCTAGTCGGCGCGCGTGTGCTGAGACCCGAGGGTTTTGAGGTCGATGCGCTGAGCCTGTCGGGGGGCGCGATCAGAGAAACCGAGGTTGGCCGGCAGGTGGACCTGGCCGGGTATGACGTGCTTCCGGGCATCGTCGATGTACACGGGGATGGCTTTGAACGGCATATGGCGCCACGGCGCGGCGCGCTGCGCGAACGCGACGCCGGGATGGTGGCCTGCGCCGCCGAGCTGGCGGCCAATGGCATCACCACCGCAATGCTGGCGCAGTTCTGGTCCTGGGAGGGCGGCATGCGCGGGCCGGACTTTGCCGAAGAGGTGTTTGACAGCGTGGCGCAGGTGGCCGGATCGGTCCCTGTCGACCTGCGGCTGCAACTGCGGCTGGAAACCCACTACCTGGAGAGTTTCGAGCGTGCCGAGGCCGCGATTGAACGGTTCGGGATCGGCTATGTGGTGTTCAACGACCACCTGCCGCACAAACGCCTGTCAGAAGGGCGCAAGCCGCCCCGGCTGACCGGGCAGGCGTTGAAATCCGGGCGCAACCCCGAGGATCACCTGCGGTTGATGCGGGGGCTGCATGAGGCCTCGGCCAGGGTACCGCAGGCGTTGGATGCGCTTTGCGCGCGGCTGGCCGGGCAGGGCGTGCTGATGGGCAGCCATGACGACCATACCGCCGAGACCCGTGCCGCGTGGCGCGCGCGCGGCGTCTGCGTGTCGGAATTCCCCGAAACGATGGAGGCGGCAGAGGCCGCGCGGCAGGCCGGAGAGCCGATTGTTCTGGGGGCGCCGAACGTGGTGCGCGGGGCAAGCCATGCCGGGAATGTCTCGGCCATTGCGTTGATCGCCGAGGGGCTGTGCGATGCGCTGGCCTCGGACTATCACTATCCTGCGCCGGCGCGCGCGGCCTGGCGCTGTGTGGAACTGGGGCTTTTGGACGAGGTCGCGGCCTGGGGGCTGGTATCAGCCGGTCCGGCGCAGCTTTTGGGGTTGGAAGATCGCGGTGCGCTGGTGCCGGGCAAGCGGGCGGATCTGGTTGTCATGGAGCCCGAGAGCCGCCGGATCGTTGCGACGCTTGCAGGTGGGCAAGTGGCCTGGATGAGCGGCGCTGTGGCGGGGCGGTTCCTGGGATGA